From a region of the Lactuca sativa cultivar Salinas chromosome 4, Lsat_Salinas_v11, whole genome shotgun sequence genome:
- the LOC111883037 gene encoding oleosin Ara h 10.0102 has translation MATHERQPHQIQVHTTTHHRPVYGGDSSLRHQQGPSKGKILAVMALLPVGGLLLGLAGLTFVGTLIGLALATPVFIIFSPVIVPAALIIGLAVTGILTSGTFGLTGLTSLSFLVNRLRQTMGSVPEQIDYAKQRIEDLAVYAGQKTEEVGQTIQSKAHEIGPDDQTQAQSKSGRKGGKS, from the coding sequence ATGGCTACTCATGAACGTCAGCCACACCAGATCCAAGTccacaccaccacccaccaccgccCTGTTTACGGAGGCGATTCGTCCCTCCGCCATCAACAAGGTCCATCCAAGGGCAAAATCCTGGCCGTGATGGCGTTGCTTCCAGTTGGTGGGTTGTTACTAGGCCTCGCCGGACTAACCTTCGTCGGAACATTGATCGGACTCGCTTTAGCCACCCCGGTGTTCATAATTTTCAGTCCGGTTATCGTACCCGCAGCACTCATAATCGGGCTTGCGGTTACTGGGATTTTGACCTCCGGGACGTTCGGGTTGACGGGTCTGACCTCGTTATCGTTCTTGGTGAATAGACTCCGGCAGACGATGGGGTCGGTGCCGGAGCAGATCGATTATGCGAAGCAGCGGATTGAGGATCTGGCGGTGTATGCAGGGCAGAAGACGGAGGAGGTGGGTCAGACGATTCAGAGCAAGGCTCATGAAATAGGACCAGATGATCAAACTCAAGCTCAAAGTAAAAGTGGTCGGAAGGGTGGAAAGAgttga